Proteins from one Bacteroides zhangwenhongii genomic window:
- a CDS encoding site-specific integrase, which translates to MKVEKFKVLLYLKKSELDKSGKAPIMGRITVNRTMAQFSCKLSCPPELWNPRESRLTGKSKEAVETNAKIDKLLLAVNSAFDALLERKQEFDAMAVKDMFQGSMDTQMTLFKLFDRHIEGIRARVGIDVSHRTLPNYLYTRSRLADFVKNKFKVSDLAFCQLNELFIREFQEYIVIERGLGVQTVRHYLAILKKICRIAFKEGYSDKLYFEHYKLPKQKETPPRALSREDFEKIRDIELTGCRPEHSIVRDMFLFACYAGTSYVDVVAITPDNLSKDDNGALWLKYRRGKNGQLSRVKLLPEAIALIEKYRDDTRATLFPVIPYQALKWCLTSIKMKVGIKGRLSYHMGRHSFSTLMTLENGVPIETVSKMLGHADIRTTQVYARVTPKKLFEDMDKYIEATKDLKLIL; encoded by the coding sequence ATGAAAGTAGAAAAATTCAAGGTGCTGCTCTACCTCAAAAAGAGCGAACTGGACAAGTCGGGCAAGGCTCCCATCATGGGACGTATCACCGTGAACCGCACGATGGCGCAGTTCAGTTGCAAGCTGTCATGCCCTCCCGAACTGTGGAATCCCCGTGAAAGCCGTCTGACCGGCAAGAGCAAGGAGGCGGTGGAAACCAATGCCAAGATTGATAAACTGTTGCTTGCCGTCAATTCGGCATTTGATGCTTTGCTGGAACGTAAGCAGGAGTTTGATGCTATGGCGGTCAAGGATATGTTTCAAGGCAGTATGGACACACAGATGACCTTGTTCAAACTCTTTGACAGGCATATCGAGGGAATCAGGGCGCGTGTGGGAATAGACGTGTCCCACCGCACACTCCCGAACTATCTTTATACCCGTAGCCGTCTTGCAGATTTCGTCAAAAACAAGTTCAAGGTGTCCGACCTTGCCTTCTGCCAGCTCAACGAACTGTTCATACGGGAATTTCAGGAGTATATCGTCATTGAAAGAGGTTTGGGAGTCCAGACGGTACGCCACTATCTGGCTATTCTGAAAAAGATTTGCCGTATCGCATTCAAGGAAGGTTACTCGGACAAGTTGTATTTTGAACATTACAAGTTGCCCAAACAGAAAGAGACACCGCCGAGAGCGTTGAGCAGGGAAGACTTCGAGAAGATACGGGACATCGAACTTACCGGATGCCGCCCGGAACATTCCATCGTTAGGGATATGTTCCTTTTCGCCTGTTATGCCGGAACCTCGTATGTGGATGTGGTCGCCATTACTCCCGACAACCTCTCAAAGGATGATAACGGGGCTTTATGGCTGAAATACCGCAGGGGCAAGAACGGGCAGTTAAGCCGGGTTAAATTGTTGCCTGAGGCAATAGCCCTCATAGAGAAATACCGTGACGATACGCGAGCCACTCTGTTCCCCGTCATTCCTTATCAAGCCCTGAAATGGTGTCTGACAAGCATCAAGATGAAAGTTGGAATCAAAGGGCGGTTATCCTACCATATGGGACGGCACTCGTTCTCGACCCTGATGACACTCGAAAACGGTGTTCCTATAGAAACAGTCAGCAAGATGCTGGGACACGCAGATATAAGGACTACCCAAGTATATGCCCGTGTGACCCCGAAGAAACTCTTTGAGGATATGGACAAATACATCGAGGCGACAAAGGATCTGAAACTCATACTCTAA
- a CDS encoding DUF3408 domain-containing protein has translation MAKKRNYENDEAFKNFRIEDYLPEMKWREQEAKASAQKQEVTTAEATLFPPLDGTDTSAMQDTVSDADRLDKPEIRDVADVETSDKTSVEDVNTPAGQTVARRISGKQRRLSLEEYRATYLKVPKLVNRKPVFVSEEVRDELDRIVGNFGKRGMSASGLIENLVRLHLDTYREDFGQWRKL, from the coding sequence ATGGCAAAGAAAAGAAACTACGAGAATGACGAAGCATTCAAGAATTTCAGGATAGAGGACTACCTGCCTGAAATGAAATGGCGTGAGCAGGAGGCAAAGGCTTCCGCACAGAAACAGGAAGTAACCACGGCAGAGGCTACTCTCTTCCCTCCGCTGGATGGGACTGACACATCTGCAATGCAGGATACGGTATCTGATGCAGACCGACTGGACAAGCCGGAGATACGGGATGTAGCGGACGTAGAAACGTCAGATAAAACCTCTGTTGAGGATGTCAATACTCCTGCGGGGCAGACTGTCGCCAGACGCATCAGCGGCAAACAGCGCAGGCTCTCGTTGGAGGAGTACCGCGCCACCTACCTGAAAGTCCCGAAACTTGTCAACCGCAAGCCCGTGTTCGTCAGCGAGGAGGTGCGAGACGAGCTGGACAGAATTGTCGGCAACTTCGGGAAGCGCGGCATGAGCGCATCAGGATTGATTGAAAACCTCGTCCGTCTGCACCTCGACACCTACCGTGAGGACTTCGGGCAGTGGCGCAAGCTTTGA
- a CDS encoding ATP-dependent nuclease: protein MKLKSFTTKQGKNVPLTKIAIFVGPNNTGKSQTLRDIRERLENGQKSKPVIIDSFEFDAPSSIEDFYSGLEIKDSIHNIGYKTVFGIKSDLLSKDSMELHIPSLESDFQINKSYNYILGNITKYRVANLDSSTRLNLVLSTPSFNPNLDMPSNLIQSLFLDENNELLLIKAFKSAFDMDIKLDYSELISLCLRVGKELPKIPDDPQQACKITQFLQKIDTQGDGFKSFVGIILGLLFSKDRIILLDEPEAFLHPAQARFLGKWIIDNSDLFQGQLLICTHNSNFLSGVLSSDKKVDIFRLNRHDNITEYNLLPPNATDNLSKSPILSSQRVIEGIFHKGVVVCEADADRAVYQSVASVEHMSNQEILFIHSHNKQTHKDVAKLLVEAKIPVALIVDIDIFNGDTDLKNILEILGDNLENVDLLEKRKVIAASVNKISENEILEHVKNEIRLFLEQLERGEHTLNGAKSAYKRIEKEFTSWKDVKDKGIIGLSSDIQPTAIALINDLKAKGIFVVPVGELEGWMDLGTKKKNKWIIPALNKIHSRGCSPELRDFIKEVLAFF, encoded by the coding sequence ATGAAACTAAAATCATTTACAACAAAACAAGGGAAGAATGTTCCGCTAACTAAGATTGCAATTTTTGTTGGTCCAAATAATACAGGGAAATCACAAACGTTACGTGATATTCGAGAAAGATTAGAGAATGGACAAAAGAGTAAGCCTGTTATCATCGATTCTTTTGAATTTGATGCACCATCTTCTATTGAAGACTTCTATTCAGGTCTAGAAATTAAAGATAGTATACATAACATTGGATATAAGACTGTATTTGGAATAAAAAGTGATCTTTTATCAAAAGACTCAATGGAGTTACATATACCAAGTTTGGAATCTGATTTTCAAATAAATAAATCATATAATTATATTCTAGGAAATATAACGAAATATAGAGTTGCTAATTTAGATTCATCTACCCGTCTAAATCTTGTTTTATCGACACCTTCATTTAATCCGAACTTGGATATGCCATCAAATTTAATTCAGTCACTATTCTTAGATGAAAATAATGAATTATTGCTTATAAAAGCATTCAAATCAGCTTTCGACATGGATATAAAACTGGATTATAGCGAACTCATTTCTTTATGTTTACGTGTTGGTAAAGAACTGCCCAAAATTCCTGATGACCCTCAGCAAGCATGTAAAATCACACAGTTTTTGCAAAAAATAGACACTCAAGGAGATGGATTTAAAAGTTTTGTAGGAATAATATTAGGGCTATTATTTTCGAAAGATCGTATTATTCTTCTTGATGAACCAGAAGCTTTTCTTCATCCAGCACAAGCACGCTTTCTTGGCAAATGGATTATTGATAATTCTGATTTGTTTCAAGGGCAACTTCTAATATGTACTCATAATTCTAATTTCTTATCGGGTGTTTTGTCGAGCGATAAAAAAGTGGATATTTTTAGATTAAATAGGCATGACAATATAACAGAATATAATTTACTTCCACCAAATGCCACTGATAATCTATCTAAAAGCCCGATACTGTCTAGTCAGCGAGTAATTGAGGGGATTTTCCATAAAGGGGTGGTTGTGTGCGAGGCTGACGCAGATAGAGCTGTTTATCAAAGTGTAGCATCTGTCGAACACATGTCTAATCAAGAAATTCTTTTTATACATTCTCATAACAAACAAACTCATAAAGATGTTGCAAAATTACTTGTTGAAGCCAAAATACCTGTTGCCCTGATTGTTGATATTGATATCTTCAATGGTGACACTGATTTGAAAAATATACTTGAAATACTTGGAGATAATTTAGAAAATGTAGACTTACTAGAGAAAAGAAAAGTAATAGCAGCGTCTGTTAATAAAATCAGTGAAAATGAGATTCTTGAACACGTAAAAAATGAGATTAGATTATTTTTGGAACAATTAGAAAGAGGAGAACATACTTTGAATGGAGCTAAAAGCGCATATAAAAGGATAGAAAAAGAATTCACGTCATGGAAGGATGTTAAGGATAAAGGAATCATTGGCTTGTCTTCTGATATTCAACCAACGGCTATCGCTTTGATTAATGATTTGAAAGCAAAAGGGATTTTTGTTGTTCCTGTTGGTGAGTTAGAGGGATGGATGGATTTAGGAACTAAGAAAAAAAACAAGTGGATAATTCCTGCCTTAAATAAGATACATTCACGAGGTTGCTCTCCAGAATTAAGGGATTTCATTAAAGAAGTCTTAGCTTTTTTCTGA
- a CDS encoding MATE family efflux transporter: protein MNYTYKKIWLIAFPVMMSILIEQLINITDALFLGHVGDVELGASAIAGIWFLAIYMLGFGFSLGLQVVIARRNGEQQYAETGKTFFQGLFFLLILAVLLCLLSKIFSPVLLKHLITSDDVYNAVIRYLDWRIWGLLFSFSFLALRSFLVGITQTKALNMAAFTAVLVNIPMNYLLIFGLDMGISGAAIASSFAEMCSLAVLAAYMFRHIDKKAYGLYWHIDITILKEVFSISVWSMLQFFTSVAIWFLFFVAIERLGETELAVSNIVRSVSALFSVIVNALAGVTGSLVSNLIGAGEKKQVFPLCHKIIRLGYATGIPLIAFALFFHQHIIGAYTENPAIIQLAWPPFLVMLLNYFFALPGYVYLNATTGTGATRTVFIFQVITTIAYLLCLWGLDFCDAPLAAYWAVEYLYVMLLGTQSVIYLKYKQY, encoded by the coding sequence ATGAATTATACCTATAAAAAAATCTGGCTCATCGCTTTTCCTGTAATGATGAGCATCCTTATCGAACAACTGATAAATATTACCGATGCTTTGTTTTTAGGGCATGTGGGTGATGTGGAACTGGGCGCATCTGCCATTGCCGGAATATGGTTCTTGGCAATTTATATGCTCGGCTTCGGTTTCAGTTTGGGGTTGCAAGTGGTAATTGCCCGCCGTAACGGAGAACAGCAGTATGCGGAAACGGGAAAAACGTTCTTTCAAGGATTGTTTTTCTTGCTAATACTGGCGGTACTCCTCTGTCTGCTATCCAAGATATTTTCTCCCGTTCTGTTGAAGCATCTGATAACTTCGGATGATGTTTATAATGCGGTTATCCGCTATTTGGATTGGCGTATTTGGGGATTATTGTTCTCTTTCTCGTTCCTTGCCTTACGCTCGTTTTTGGTAGGCATTACACAGACAAAAGCTCTGAACATGGCAGCTTTCACTGCCGTACTGGTAAACATTCCGATGAACTATCTCCTGATATTCGGCTTAGACATGGGTATATCGGGAGCGGCTATCGCATCTTCATTTGCCGAAATGTGTTCGCTGGCTGTATTGGCTGCATATATGTTTCGGCACATTGATAAAAAAGCATATGGCTTATATTGGCATATTGATATAACTATATTGAAAGAGGTATTTTCTATCTCGGTATGGAGTATGCTCCAGTTCTTTACAAGTGTAGCCATTTGGTTTCTGTTCTTCGTGGCTATCGAACGTTTGGGAGAAACGGAATTGGCTGTATCGAACATTGTAAGAAGTGTTTCCGCACTGTTTTCCGTTATCGTCAATGCATTGGCAGGTGTCACCGGTTCTTTGGTGAGTAACCTGATTGGAGCAGGTGAAAAGAAACAAGTTTTTCCGCTTTGCCATAAGATTATCCGTTTAGGATATGCGACAGGCATTCCATTGATTGCTTTTGCGTTGTTCTTTCACCAGCACATTATAGGGGCTTATACGGAAAATCCCGCTATCATACAGCTTGCATGGCCGCCTTTTCTTGTCATGCTATTGAATTACTTCTTTGCACTACCCGGTTACGTCTATCTGAATGCTACAACAGGAACGGGAGCGACTCGGACGGTATTCATTTTTCAGGTGATAACTACTATTGCTTATCTGTTATGCTTATGGGGATTAGATTTTTGTGATGCTCCATTAGCGGCATATTGGGCAGTGGAATACTTATACGTAATGCTGCTTGGTACACAATCCGTCATTTATCTTAAATATAAACAATACTAA
- the mobA gene encoding conjugal transfer protein MobA, whose product MKKKSKYGRNPKLNPKMHCVMVRFDDVEWNRFLTMYEESNVYAKAVFLKAHFFGQKFKVLKVDKAMLEYCTRLSDFHAQFRNIGTNYNQIVKELRIHFSEKKAMALLYKLEKHTIDLVKLSREIVELSREMYAKWEQQKG is encoded by the coding sequence ATGAAAAAGAAGAGCAAGTACGGGAGAAATCCCAAGTTGAATCCGAAGATGCACTGCGTGATGGTGCGCTTCGACGATGTGGAATGGAACAGGTTCCTGACGATGTACGAGGAATCGAACGTGTATGCGAAAGCCGTCTTTCTCAAGGCGCATTTCTTCGGACAGAAGTTCAAGGTGCTGAAGGTGGACAAAGCAATGTTGGAATACTGTACCAGACTGTCTGACTTTCACGCCCAGTTCCGCAACATAGGAACCAATTACAACCAAATTGTGAAGGAATTGCGCATCCATTTTTCGGAAAAGAAAGCAATGGCATTGCTCTACAAGTTGGAGAAACATACCATCGACCTTGTGAAACTGAGCCGGGAGATTGTGGAACTTTCAAGGGAAATGTATGCTAAATGGGAACAACAGAAAGGATAA
- a CDS encoding helix-turn-helix domain-containing protein — protein sequence MEIVSIERKTFEELVAKFDRFVSRMDAICHRHGEKKMSKWMDNQDVCRMLNISPRTLQTLRDNGTLAYSQINHKTYYRPEDVQRIVPIVEDRRKEAKFKGRTI from the coding sequence ATGGAAATCGTATCAATCGAGAGAAAGACCTTTGAGGAACTGGTCGCCAAGTTCGACCGCTTCGTCAGCCGTATGGATGCCATCTGCCATCGTCACGGCGAAAAGAAAATGAGTAAGTGGATGGACAATCAGGACGTGTGCCGGATGCTCAACATCAGCCCACGCACGTTGCAGACACTTCGGGACAACGGCACATTGGCCTATTCGCAGATAAACCACAAGACCTACTACCGCCCCGAAGACGTGCAGCGCATCGTCCCCATTGTGGAGGACAGAAGAAAGGAAGCGAAATTCAAAGGCAGAACTATCTGA
- a CDS encoding DUF6597 domain-containing transcriptional factor yields the protein MIQEEFKFYKPCKLLQPYVRYYWVFKSNQFLNTLTFPIGCPQIIFHKQVPLYIPELNVTQEKITISGQVNFSSHLYADGNTEMIVVVFHPHAMSMFLNMPTSPFYNQEVSGYSLENKSLNELATRIFDCENNSICISYIEKWLVSQIADNLADTAYRIKRIDAAIQQIYITPQISVNELSSIACLSKKQFERLFHSFVGINPKEYTRIVRFQKALAQMQHQAGKEINQAQIAYASGYADQSHFIREFKKFCGYTPVSLLKVSNPYSDLFTNPV from the coding sequence ATGATTCAAGAGGAGTTCAAATTTTACAAGCCATGTAAGCTATTGCAACCTTACGTGAGATATTATTGGGTATTCAAAAGTAACCAGTTTTTGAATACCCTGACTTTTCCTATCGGTTGCCCTCAGATCATCTTCCATAAACAAGTACCGTTATATATCCCTGAACTGAATGTTACACAAGAAAAAATCACCATCAGTGGACAAGTTAATTTCTCGTCACACCTATATGCTGACGGCAATACAGAAATGATAGTGGTTGTATTCCACCCTCACGCTATGAGTATGTTTCTGAACATGCCGACATCGCCCTTTTACAATCAAGAAGTGTCCGGTTACAGCCTTGAAAACAAAAGTTTGAATGAACTGGCTACACGAATATTCGACTGTGAAAATAATTCTATTTGCATAAGCTATATAGAAAAATGGCTGGTGTCACAAATTGCCGATAATTTAGCTGATACCGCATACAGAATTAAAAGAATAGATGCCGCCATACAGCAAATATATATCACTCCGCAAATCTCTGTAAACGAATTATCTTCTATTGCCTGCCTAAGTAAAAAACAGTTTGAGCGGTTGTTTCATTCATTTGTAGGCATCAATCCCAAGGAATATACCCGTATCGTCCGCTTCCAAAAAGCTTTGGCGCAGATGCAGCATCAAGCGGGCAAAGAAATCAATCAGGCACAAATAGCATACGCCAGCGGTTATGCCGACCAGTCGCACTTTATCCGGGAGTTCAAGAAATTCTGCGGATATACGCCCGTGTCTTTGCTGAAAGTATCAAATCCATATTCCGATTTGTTCACCAATCCCGTATAA
- a CDS encoding CatA-like O-acetyltransferase, family 2, which translates to MKEVNPQETSRAYAFEMWMNAPMPMVTFFKTLNVSRLVKISRKSGMKFNMLMCWCIGKAARDVKEFYMLPVGGKLMQYDTIAVNTIVANRKGEVSSCDIPFCDDLSLFNQHYLQLTKQVAESCVNHDLTESMVIGTSALAQYEIDGAVGMYSGIFNNPFLIWGKYKRRLLKTPLTISFQFHHTQMDGAHASRFLDGVQKEIDKLRI; encoded by the coding sequence ATGAAAGAAGTAAATCCCCAAGAAACCAGCCGGGCATACGCCTTTGAAATGTGGATGAACGCACCTATGCCAATGGTGACGTTCTTTAAGACACTCAACGTGTCACGCCTTGTGAAAATCAGCCGGAAATCGGGCATGAAGTTTAATATGTTGATGTGCTGGTGTATCGGCAAAGCCGCAAGGGACGTGAAAGAATTTTATATGCTGCCCGTTGGCGGTAAACTGATGCAGTACGATACCATTGCAGTAAACACCATTGTCGCCAACAGAAAGGGCGAGGTAAGTTCGTGTGATATTCCTTTCTGTGATGATTTATCTTTGTTTAACCAACACTATCTGCAACTTACCAAACAAGTGGCTGAAAGTTGCGTCAATCACGACTTGACGGAAAGCATGGTTATCGGAACTTCCGCATTGGCACAATATGAAATAGACGGTGCTGTCGGGATGTATAGCGGCATTTTTAATAATCCGTTTCTTATTTGGGGCAAATACAAACGCCGCCTGCTGAAAACGCCGCTCACCATTTCTTTCCAGTTCCACCACACGCAAATGGACGGGGCGCACGCTTCCCGATTTTTAGATGGAGTTCAGAAAGAAATTGATAAATTGAGAATATAA
- a CDS encoding CatB-related O-acetyltransferase, with protein sequence MMNKIYPRKGDTQTVYLNAVVKDPSIEIGDYTIYNDFVSDPCLFEQNNVLYHYPINHERLIIGKFCSIACGAKFLFNCANHTLKSLSTYTFPLFYEDWELDKANVASAWDNKGDIVIGNDVWIGYEAVIMAGVHIGDGAIIGTRAVVTKDVPPYTIVGGVPAKEIRKRFSLNIIEQMQDLKWWDWSVDKIREFLPYLKDGRWDKL encoded by the coding sequence ATGATGAACAAGATATATCCCCGTAAAGGTGACACGCAAACCGTTTATTTGAATGCTGTCGTAAAAGACCCGTCTATCGAAATAGGCGACTATACCATTTACAATGACTTTGTTTCAGACCCGTGTCTGTTTGAGCAAAACAACGTATTGTATCATTATCCCATTAACCATGAACGGCTGATAATTGGAAAGTTCTGTTCTATTGCTTGCGGAGCAAAATTTCTGTTCAACTGCGCCAACCATACCCTGAAATCACTATCGACTTACACGTTTCCGCTGTTCTATGAAGATTGGGAATTGGATAAGGCAAATGTAGCTTCTGCTTGGGACAACAAAGGCGACATCGTAATAGGCAATGATGTATGGATAGGCTATGAAGCTGTAATTATGGCCGGTGTCCATATCGGTGACGGGGCTATTATTGGAACAAGGGCGGTTGTGACGAAAGATGTGCCGCCCTATACCATTGTGGGTGGTGTCCCTGCCAAAGAGATACGAAAGCGGTTCAGTCTTAATATAATAGAACAGATGCAGGATTTGAAATGGTGGGACTGGTCGGTAGATAAGATACGGGAGTTTTTGCCTTATCTGAAAGATGGACGTTGGGATAAATTATAG
- a CDS encoding site-specific integrase: protein MRSTFSRLYYINRSKVKADGTTAIICRITVDGKNSVFSTGYYCTPEDWKAKTGEVKNIRTNNLLGELRTKIETFYANLLKETGMVTAEILKNEITRVADIPVTLLKTGEEEQERLRIRSEVINSTSSYRQSRSSQAYLHEYLLSLNRRDIAFEDITEDFGWDYKLYLKAKGCGAGHINHCLTWLNRLIYIAVDREVIRFNPLSDVPYEKKPDYKLRHISRAELQRIMEQPMPERLQELTRRAFIFSCFTGLSYVDVKRLYPSHIGMTADGRRFIRINRKKTDVESFIPLHPVAEQILSLYNTTDDNSPIFPLPKRDMLWYCIHEIGIVAGVKENLSYHASRHSFGTLTLSAGVPIESISKMMGHTNIRTTQGYAKVTDDKISEDMDKLMERRKKMSAGEKSK from the coding sequence ATGCGAAGTACATTTTCAAGACTATATTACATTAACCGCAGCAAGGTCAAAGCTGACGGAACCACCGCCATCATATGCCGTATCACGGTTGACGGCAAGAACAGCGTGTTTTCAACAGGCTATTATTGCACCCCCGAAGATTGGAAAGCCAAGACAGGAGAGGTGAAAAATATAAGGACAAACAACCTTCTTGGAGAATTGCGCACCAAGATAGAAACATTCTATGCCAATCTGCTGAAGGAAACCGGAATGGTTACAGCGGAGATACTGAAGAATGAAATCACCCGTGTAGCAGACATACCGGTCACACTGCTTAAAACCGGAGAGGAAGAACAGGAAAGGCTCAGAATACGCTCCGAAGTGATAAACTCCACTTCTTCCTATCGCCAGTCCAGATCCTCACAGGCATACCTTCACGAATACCTCCTGTCATTGAACAGGCGTGACATCGCTTTCGAGGATATCACCGAAGATTTCGGCTGGGACTATAAACTATACCTGAAAGCCAAAGGTTGCGGAGCCGGACATATCAACCACTGCCTTACATGGCTGAACAGGCTTATCTATATTGCCGTTGACAGAGAAGTTATCCGTTTCAATCCGCTTTCGGATGTACCTTATGAAAAGAAGCCAGACTACAAGCTAAGACACATAAGCAGAGCCGAACTGCAACGGATTATGGAACAGCCCATGCCGGAAAGGTTGCAGGAACTTACACGAAGGGCGTTCATCTTTTCCTGTTTCACCGGGTTATCGTATGTCGATGTGAAAAGGCTTTATCCCTCACATATCGGAATGACAGCGGACGGAAGACGTTTCATCCGTATCAACAGGAAAAAGACAGACGTAGAGTCCTTTATACCACTCCACCCAGTGGCAGAGCAAATTTTATCACTGTATAATACTACTGATGATAACAGTCCGATATTCCCTTTGCCTAAACGTGATATGCTGTGGTACTGCATCCACGAGATTGGCATTGTGGCAGGCGTCAAAGAAAATCTCAGCTACCATGCGAGCCGCCATTCATTCGGAACTTTGACATTATCGGCAGGTGTGCCGATAGAGAGTATCAGCAAGATGATGGGGCATACGAATATCCGAACGACACAAGGCTATGCCAAAGTTACTGACGATAAAATCTCGGAAGATATGGACAAGCTGATGGAACGAAGAAAGAAAATGTCGGCTGGCGAAAAGAGTAAATAA
- a CDS encoding helix-turn-helix domain-containing protein yields MNELINKENEWIIHFMGSLDRLLDNVERLTANYRPTLNGERFFTDKEVSARLKVSRRTLQDYRNEGRIAYIQLGGKILYRESDIERMLADSYRSAYRLTAT; encoded by the coding sequence ATGAACGAACTGATTAACAAAGAAAACGAGTGGATAATCCACTTTATGGGCAGCCTCGACCGTCTGCTGGACAACGTAGAGCGTCTGACCGCCAACTACCGCCCGACACTGAACGGGGAGCGTTTCTTCACCGACAAGGAAGTGTCGGCACGGTTGAAGGTAAGCCGCCGGACACTTCAGGACTATCGCAACGAGGGACGGATAGCCTACATCCAGTTAGGTGGCAAAATCCTCTATCGTGAATCCGACATCGAAAGGATGCTGGCTGACAGCTACCGTTCCGCTTACCGACTGACGGCAACCTGA
- a CDS encoding DUF3822 family protein has protein sequence MIDFTKSQQYTLSIRLSTDGFSFSIYNPIHDDSLSMIEKETDASLSLTANLKATFRESDFLNHSYKRVNIMMADKRFTIVPLDLFEEEQAELLFYHNHQKRENETVICNILKKNNVAIIFGMDKSAHTFLSEQYPEAHFYSQSTPLIDYFSVKSRLGNSKKMYVSIRREAIDIYCFERGHLLLANSFECTHTEDRIYYLLYVWKQLEFNQERDELHLTGTLPDKETLMSELKKFILQVFIMNPATNIDMQALLTCE, from the coding sequence ATGATTGATTTTACTAAATCACAACAATATACTTTATCCATCCGTCTTAGTACGGATGGATTTTCTTTTTCTATCTATAACCCGATTCACGACGATTCGCTGTCGATGATAGAGAAAGAGACGGATGCTTCCCTGTCTCTTACTGCTAATCTGAAAGCCACTTTCCGTGAATCGGACTTTCTAAACCACTCCTACAAACGAGTTAACATCATGATGGCTGATAAGCGTTTTACTATCGTGCCGTTGGACTTGTTTGAAGAGGAACAGGCGGAACTTCTATTTTACCATAATCATCAGAAACGGGAAAACGAGACGGTGATCTGCAATATTCTCAAAAAGAATAATGTAGCTATCATTTTCGGTATGGACAAGAGTGCACATACCTTTCTGAGCGAACAATACCCCGAAGCTCATTTCTATTCTCAATCTACCCCGCTCATCGATTATTTCTCCGTCAAGAGCAGGTTGGGAAACAGTAAAAAGATGTACGTTTCCATACGTCGGGAAGCAATTGACATTTATTGTTTTGAACGGGGACATCTGCTTTTAGCCAATTCTTTTGAATGCACGCATACGGAGGACCGCATTTATTATCTGTTGTATGTCTGGAAACAATTGGAGTTCAATCAGGAAAGGGACGAACTGCATCTGACTGGGACGCTTCCGGATAAAGAAACTCTGATGAGTGAACTGAAAAAGTTTATATTACAGGTATTTATCATGAATCCTGCCACTAATATTGATATGCAGGCCTTATTGACATGCGAATAA